The uncultured Methanobrevibacter sp. genomic interval ATGTTAAAATATTTACAAAAGTGGATAATGTTAAAGCAACCATAAGAATTGAATTCATTGAAGAGCTAAATTACCCATTGATGTATGTAGAAAATATTGAAGAATAAGTTAGTAGATTTTCTCCAAATCTTCTAACAATTTTTTTAAATGACTTTTTTTAATATGATTCATCAATACAACACGAATTGCAATAGGACATTTTGCAACAGAAACTTTCCATCCCAATTTATCCAATTTTTCTGCAAATTGATGGGCTTCAATTTGAGGATGATTGAATGCGACAATATTTAATTCCGGCTCGCATACCACATCATAACCGATTTTTTCCAAACCATTTTTAAAAAAGTGAGTATTATCCATTAAATTTTGAGCTATTTTAGAATATCCTTTTTTACCGAAATACTTCATAATTGCATAAGTTGCTGCAGAAGATGCACCCAAACGTGTTCCAACAATTGTAGATTGAGTTTTTACAGTTAAATATGGAGAATCTACTGCCATAACCTGCAAATATTCCTCTTTTCTAAAGATAATTCCGCCAGCAGGAATAGGTGCAAGACCCATCTTATGAGGGTCAACAGTGATAGAACAAACTCCCTCAAGGGAAAAGTCAAAAACCGGCAAATCATAACCCGCTTCTTTTAAAAAGGGAATTGAAAATCCTCCAAATGCTGCATCAACATGAAAATAAATGTTATTTTCATGAGCAATTTTGGAAATCTCACCAATAGGATCAATTAAACCCAATTCAGTTGTTCCTGCAATAGCAACAATAGCCACAGTTTTATCAGAAATAGAATTTTTAACTGATTCAACATCAATTTTATAATAATCATCTAGTTCAGCTTCAACAATTTTTAAATTAAGCATATCGGCAGCTTTTTTAAAAGAAAAATGAGCAGAACTTGGAATGATAATTTCACCATCAACAATGCCTTTATACTTCCGTGCATGATTCCTGGCAGCACGAATTGCCATCAGATTAGCTTCAGTACCTCCAGTAACAATATTACCGTAAGCATTGTCAAGAGACAATAAGTCCCCAATAGATGCTATTACTTTCTCTTCAATAAGTTTAGTTCCTTTAAATAAACCTGGATCTCCAAGATTAGTATCTAAAAATTTGCAGTAAACCTCTTTTGCAAAAGGATGTGCTTCAGTGCACATGGAACCTAAAATTCTGCCATCAGAATAATTATAGTCTAATTTATGGATTTCAGACAATTCGTCTAAAATAATTTTTTCATCTATTGGTTCATCTTGCATAAAATACCCTAATTTAAAAATAATTAATAAAAATAAAAATAAAAAAAGAAAGAATAAAATTATTCTAAACGTTTACGGGCAGCGTCAAGAATAATTTTTTGTTCAGCTCTAGCAACAGTTTTTCTCACATCAGCAATAGCGTCAGTATTGGATGATACACTTGTAATTCCAAATCCAACAAGTTTTTCAACAATGTGAGGTACACTACCTGCTTGACCACAGATACTACATTTAACACCAGCTTCAGCACATTTTCTAATTGTTCTTTCAATTAGTTTCATTACTGCAGGGTGTTCTTCAGAGTAGTGTTTAGCAACGAATTCATTGTTTCTGTCAACTGCAAGAGTGTATTGAGTTAAATCATTAGTTCCTAAACTTACAAAGTCAATTCCAACTTTAATATACTCATCAATCATTATTGCTGCTGCTGGAATTTCAACCATCATTCCAAACTCAACATCTTTATGAGGTTCAAGACCTACTTCAGAACATAAAGCCTTAGCTTGCACTAATTCTGCAGGACTTTGAGATAATGGAATCATAATTCCAATATTAGTATAACCTTTCTCATGTAACTTTTTAATAGCTTTGAATTCACATTTAAGAATTTCAGGTTGATCTAATTCTCTTCTAATTCCTCTCCAACCAAGCATTGGGTTGTGTTCTCTAGGTTCGTTTTCTCCACCTTCCAAAGTAATGAATTCATCAGTTGGAGCATCTAAAGTTCTGTACCATACTGGTTTTGGATAGAATGCATCTGCTACAATTTGAACATTTTCTGCAATAGTGTCTATTAATTCATCTTCATTATCATCAGCGATGAATTTACCAGGGTGAATACCTGATGTTAACATCAAGTGTTCAGTTCTTAAGAGTCCGACACCATCCGCACCAGTAGCAGCTGCTTTTTCTGCAGCTTCAGGCATACTTACATTAGCTTTTACTTCAGTAACAGTAATAATTGGAGCTGCTTCTACATTGGATGCTACCGGAGCAGCTTCTTCTTTAGTTTCTGAAATTCCTTCAAATACTAAACCTTTTTTACCATCTAATGTTACACCAGAGTTTTCTTCTAAAGTAGTTGTAGCACTACCAGTACCTACAACACAAGGAATTCCAAGTTCACGGGAAATAATTGATGCATGGCAGGTTACTCCACCTTCATCAGTTACAATACCACTAGCTCTTCTCATAGCAGGAACCATGTCCGGAGTAGTCATGGTTGTAACCATTATGTCCCCATCTTTAATTTTATCTAATTCATCAATATCTAAAACAATTTTTACTTTACCGGAAGCCATACCTGGGCTTGCACCGAGACCTCTAACAAGAACATCACCTAAATCAGAAGATTCATCACTGTCTTGATCTACTTCAGCATCTCCCAAAGTAGTGATTGGTCTAGCTTGCAATAGGAATAAACTGCCTCTTTCAAATGCCCATTCAGTATCCATTGGCTCACCGTAATGAGCTTGAACTCTTTTACCCATTTCAGTTAATTGAATGAGTTCTGAATCAGATAATACTCTTTCGTTTCTTTTTTCTTCAGGAACATCTACTTTTACACTAGTACCGTCCTCATCATTAGTGTACATTACTTTTTTATCACTGATTGTTACATTGATAATTTCATTGTTCTTTTTGTCAACTTGATAATTGTCAGGAGTCACATCACCGGAAACTACTGCTTCACCAAGTCCCCATGATCCTTCAATTAAAGCAATTTCCTCACCAGTGGATGGATTTACAGTAAACATTACTCCTGCTTTATCTGCATTTGCCATTTTTTGAACAACTACTGCAATAAATACTTTGGAGTGTTCAAAATTATTTTCTTCTCTGTAGAAAATTGCTCTTGCTTCAAATAAAGAAGCCCAACATTTTCTGATGTAGTCAATTACTTCATCATTTCCGGAAACATGTAAGAAGGTATCTTGTTGACCTGCAAATGAAGCTTCAGGTAAATCTTCTGCAGTAGCGGAAGAACGAATAGCTACATCAGTATCATCTTCTCCAACTCTTTGACATAATTGATTGTATGCTTCAAGAATTAATACAATCATATCTTCTGGAATAGGGGTTTCATTAATGATTGTTTTGATTTCTTCAGCAGCTGCCTGAAGTGCTTTTGTATCATTAATGTCAATTTTTTCAAGAATACTCATGACTTGACC includes:
- the mfnA gene encoding tyrosine decarboxylase MfnA, yielding MQDEPIDEKIILDELSEIHKLDYNYSDGRILGSMCTEAHPFAKEVYCKFLDTNLGDPGLFKGTKLIEEKVIASIGDLLSLDNAYGNIVTGGTEANLMAIRAARNHARKYKGIVDGEIIIPSSAHFSFKKAADMLNLKIVEAELDDYYKIDVESVKNSISDKTVAIVAIAGTTELGLIDPIGEISKIAHENNIYFHVDAAFGGFSIPFLKEAGYDLPVFDFSLEGVCSITVDPHKMGLAPIPAGGIIFRKEEYLQVMAVDSPYLTVKTQSTIVGTRLGASSAATYAIMKYFGKKGYSKIAQNLMDNTHFFKNGLEKIGYDVVCEPELNIVAFNHPQIEAHQFAEKLDKLGWKVSVAKCPIAIRVVLMNHIKKSHLKKLLEDLEKIY
- the ppsA gene encoding phosphoenolpyruvate synthase, which encodes MYVVKFEDLNKSDIGIAGGKGANLGELTQAGIPVPPGFVVTAQAYEKFMEDSGINGQVMSILEKIDINDTKALQAAAEEIKTIINETPIPEDMIVLILEAYNQLCQRVGEDDTDVAIRSSATAEDLPEASFAGQQDTFLHVSGNDEVIDYIRKCWASLFEARAIFYREENNFEHSKVFIAVVVQKMANADKAGVMFTVNPSTGEEIALIEGSWGLGEAVVSGDVTPDNYQVDKKNNEIINVTISDKKVMYTNDEDGTSVKVDVPEEKRNERVLSDSELIQLTEMGKRVQAHYGEPMDTEWAFERGSLFLLQARPITTLGDAEVDQDSDESSDLGDVLVRGLGASPGMASGKVKIVLDIDELDKIKDGDIMVTTMTTPDMVPAMRRASGIVTDEGGVTCHASIISRELGIPCVVGTGSATTTLEENSGVTLDGKKGLVFEGISETKEEAAPVASNVEAAPIITVTEVKANVSMPEAAEKAAATGADGVGLLRTEHLMLTSGIHPGKFIADDNEDELIDTIAENVQIVADAFYPKPVWYRTLDAPTDEFITLEGGENEPREHNPMLGWRGIRRELDQPEILKCEFKAIKKLHEKGYTNIGIMIPLSQSPAELVQAKALCSEVGLEPHKDVEFGMMVEIPAAAIMIDEYIKVGIDFVSLGTNDLTQYTLAVDRNNEFVAKHYSEEHPAVMKLIERTIRKCAEAGVKCSICGQAGSVPHIVEKLVGFGITSVSSNTDAIADVRKTVARAEQKIILDAARKRLE